The following coding sequences are from one Acidimicrobiales bacterium window:
- a CDS encoding rhomboid family intramembrane serine protease, whose product MNQASVGFHCPECSRTGRQKVVTARSLGTTPYVTAGLIAANVVVFLVDMFSGTVNGLGELGLDWALFGPAVGDGDWWRPITVGFVHSGLIHIGFNMLLLYQLGTLLEPALGRVRFVALYVMALLGGSFLVLVMSYDTVTVGASGAVFGLMGAAVVAFRSRGIDPFSTGIPQLLGLNLLITFVAARYISVGG is encoded by the coding sequence ATGAACCAGGCGTCGGTCGGGTTCCACTGCCCCGAGTGCTCCCGCACCGGCCGCCAGAAGGTCGTCACCGCCCGCTCCCTGGGTACGACGCCCTACGTCACCGCGGGGCTGATCGCCGCCAACGTGGTGGTGTTCCTGGTCGACATGTTCAGCGGCACCGTCAACGGGCTGGGCGAGCTGGGCCTCGACTGGGCTCTCTTCGGCCCGGCGGTCGGCGACGGCGACTGGTGGCGGCCGATCACCGTGGGCTTCGTCCACTCGGGCCTGATCCACATCGGCTTCAACATGCTGCTGCTGTACCAGCTCGGGACGCTGCTGGAGCCGGCGCTGGGGCGCGTCCGCTTCGTGGCGCTCTACGTGATGGCGCTGCTGGGCGGGTCGTTCCTGGTGCTGGTGATGAGCTACGACACCGTGACGGTGGGGGCGTCGGGGGCGGTGTTCGGGCTGATGGGCGCGGCGGTGGTGGCCTTCCGGTCCCGCGGCATCGACCCGTTCAGCACCGGCATCCCCCAGCTGCTGGGCCTCAACCTGCTGATCACGTTCGTCGCCGCCCGCTACATCTCGGTGGGGGG
- a CDS encoding DUF3536 domain-containing protein — protein MADDVAFVLHGHFYQPPRENPWTEVVPREVSAAPFHDWNARITAEAYRPNGWARILDEAGRIVAIVDNYEHLSFNVGPTLLSWLETHAPETYERILTADQRQGRAIAQAYGHAILPLCDDRDLRTQVRWGQADFRHRFGREPEGMWLPETAVDDRVLEVLAEEGVRFTILAPKQVQAIRPLPHDGYEPEWEPTVDGTGLDTRRVYRWRHATRPELGVDLVVYDGDISHDVAFGGFPSQVVLDRIVQRAKGKGRDDWQGGLVAVATDGETFGHHHHFAERGVAYAMAIEAGRRNVGTPRLGAWLDEHPPDWEAQVRLSAWSCAHGVGRWMEDCGCHTGGEPGWNQAWRRPLRNALDLLRDVANEVFERRSAKVLRDPWGARDAYVDVLLGATTVDDFVAEHVTGDLAAEVEALTLLECQRHALLMYTSCGWFFNDLAGIETLQILRYAARCIDLLDEMGEPPPVERFLEVLAEATSNRPSEGDGRALWKRHVDPARADAARVAGHIALVELLDGDGVITELGGYFVERELQDIVDRGGVATSAGRVALTHRRTRRRTVWTYGAVHLGGLEVFGAVRPAAEQLADDEAAVAQLSDATRDGERITALLRLVTDRFGPREFGLESVLPGVGDDLLHATAASLADRFVAAYDELRTDYHDTLVALAVAGTTLPAELRGPIELALARRLESELAEAAIATDPAAYAGLRAIVREAREEGVQISSPRASEALGRALVAAVEEAAAEPEEAAVATAVGMVELARELGMPVDFGVAQERAYDAVTSDPAVAETLRPLTRILGLAG, from the coding sequence ATGGCGGACGACGTCGCTTTCGTGCTGCACGGCCACTTCTACCAACCGCCCCGGGAGAACCCGTGGACGGAGGTGGTGCCGCGGGAGGTGTCGGCCGCCCCGTTCCACGACTGGAACGCCCGCATCACCGCCGAGGCCTACCGCCCCAACGGCTGGGCCCGCATCCTCGACGAGGCCGGCCGCATCGTCGCCATCGTCGACAACTACGAGCACCTGTCCTTCAACGTGGGCCCGACGCTGCTGTCGTGGCTGGAGACCCACGCCCCGGAGACCTACGAGCGCATCCTGACCGCCGACCAGCGTCAGGGCCGCGCCATCGCCCAGGCGTACGGGCACGCCATCCTGCCGCTCTGCGACGACCGCGACCTGCGCACCCAGGTGCGTTGGGGCCAGGCCGACTTCCGGCACCGCTTCGGCCGGGAGCCCGAGGGCATGTGGCTCCCGGAGACCGCGGTCGACGACCGGGTGCTGGAGGTGCTCGCCGAGGAGGGCGTGCGCTTCACGATCCTGGCACCCAAGCAGGTGCAGGCGATCCGCCCCCTGCCGCACGACGGCTACGAGCCCGAGTGGGAGCCGACTGTCGACGGCACCGGGCTCGACACGCGGCGGGTCTACCGCTGGCGCCACGCGACCCGGCCCGAGCTCGGCGTCGACCTGGTGGTCTACGACGGCGACATCTCCCACGACGTCGCCTTCGGCGGCTTCCCCAGCCAGGTCGTGCTCGACCGCATCGTCCAGCGGGCCAAGGGCAAGGGCCGGGACGACTGGCAGGGCGGCCTCGTCGCCGTCGCCACCGACGGCGAGACCTTCGGCCACCACCACCACTTCGCCGAGCGCGGCGTCGCCTACGCCATGGCGATCGAGGCCGGGCGCCGCAACGTCGGCACGCCCCGCCTGGGCGCCTGGCTCGACGAGCACCCGCCCGACTGGGAGGCCCAGGTGCGGCTGTCGGCCTGGTCGTGCGCCCACGGCGTCGGCCGCTGGATGGAGGACTGCGGCTGCCACACCGGCGGCGAGCCGGGCTGGAACCAGGCCTGGCGCCGGCCGCTGCGCAACGCCCTCGACCTGCTGCGCGACGTCGCCAACGAGGTGTTCGAGCGCCGGTCGGCGAAGGTGCTGCGCGACCCGTGGGGCGCCCGCGACGCCTACGTCGACGTGCTGCTCGGCGCCACCACGGTCGACGACTTCGTGGCGGAGCACGTGACCGGCGACCTGGCGGCGGAGGTCGAGGCGCTCACGCTGCTGGAGTGCCAGCGCCACGCGCTGCTGATGTACACGTCGTGCGGCTGGTTCTTCAACGACCTGGCCGGCATCGAGACCCTGCAGATCCTGCGCTACGCGGCCCGCTGCATCGACCTGCTCGACGAGATGGGCGAGCCCCCGCCGGTCGAGCGGTTCCTCGAGGTGCTCGCCGAGGCCACGTCGAACCGGCCCAGCGAGGGCGACGGCCGGGCACTGTGGAAGCGCCACGTCGATCCCGCCCGGGCCGATGCCGCCCGGGTGGCCGGGCACATCGCCCTGGTCGAGCTGCTCGACGGCGACGGCGTGATCACCGAGCTGGGCGGCTACTTCGTCGAGCGCGAGCTGCAGGACATCGTCGACCGGGGCGGCGTGGCCACGTCGGCCGGCCGGGTGGCGCTGACCCACCGCCGCACCCGGCGCCGCACGGTGTGGACCTACGGGGCCGTGCACCTCGGCGGCCTCGAGGTGTTCGGGGCCGTGCGCCCTGCCGCCGAGCAGCTGGCCGACGACGAGGCCGCGGTCGCCCAGCTGTCCGACGCCACCCGCGACGGCGAGCGGATCACCGCCCTGCTGCGGCTGGTCACCGACCGCTTCGGGCCCCGGGAGTTCGGCCTGGAGAGCGTGCTGCCCGGCGTCGGCGACGACCTGCTGCACGCCACCGCGGCCAGCCTCGCCGACCGCTTCGTCGCCGCCTACGACGAGCTGCGCACCGACTACCACGACACCCTCGTCGCCCTGGCCGTGGCCGGCACCACCCTGCCGGCCGAGCTGCGGGGGCCGATCGAGCTGGCCCTCGCCCGGCGGCTGGAGTCGGAGCTGGCCGAGGCCGCGATCGCCACCGACCCGGCGGCCTACGCCGGGCTGCGGGCCATCGTGCGGGAGGCCCGGGAGGAGGGCGTGCAGATCAGCTCGCCCCGGGCGTCGGAGGCGCTGGGCCGGGCGCTGGTCGCCGCGGTCGAGGAGGCCGCCGCCGAGCCGGAGGAGGCGGCGGTCGCGACCGCCGTCGGCATGGTGGAGCTGGCCCGGGAGCTGGGCATGCCGGTCGACTTCGGCGTCGCCCAGGAGCGGGCCTACGACGCCGTCACGTCCGACCCCGCCGTCGCCGAGACCCTCCGCCCGCTCACCCGCATCCTCGGCCTCGCCGGCTGA